In Streptomyces sp. NBC_01408, one DNA window encodes the following:
- a CDS encoding heme o synthase, producing MTAVESRPAGVLGTSPVHRPFGARVMAFVALTKPRIIELLLITTVPVMFLAEQGVPSLWLVLATCFGGYLSAGGANALNMYIDRDIDALMDRTAQRPLVTGMVSPRECLVFGITLGVVSTLFFGLLINWLSAALALGALLFYVVVYTMLLKRRTAQNIVWGGIAGCMPVLIGWSAVKNEVSWAAVILFLVIFFWTPPHYWPLSMKVKEDYARVGVPMLPVVAGNRVVARQIVLYSWVMVAVSLLLTPLGYTGWFYTAVALLAGGWWLWEAHALHARAKAGVTGGKLKEMRLFHWSITYVSLLFVAVAVDPFLR from the coding sequence GTGACGGCCGTCGAATCCCGTCCAGCGGGGGTGCTCGGGACGAGCCCCGTTCACCGGCCGTTCGGGGCCCGGGTCATGGCTTTCGTGGCTTTGACCAAGCCGCGGATCATCGAACTTCTGCTGATCACCACAGTGCCGGTGATGTTCCTCGCCGAGCAGGGCGTTCCGTCGTTGTGGCTGGTCCTCGCGACCTGCTTCGGCGGCTACCTGTCCGCGGGCGGCGCCAACGCGCTGAACATGTACATCGACCGCGACATCGACGCGCTGATGGACCGGACGGCGCAGCGCCCGCTGGTGACCGGCATGGTCAGCCCGCGCGAGTGCCTGGTCTTCGGCATCACGCTCGGGGTGGTCTCCACCCTGTTCTTCGGTCTGCTCATCAACTGGCTGTCGGCCGCCCTCGCGCTCGGCGCGCTCCTCTTCTACGTCGTGGTCTACACGATGCTGCTGAAGCGCCGCACCGCCCAGAACATCGTCTGGGGCGGCATCGCGGGCTGCATGCCGGTGCTCATCGGCTGGTCGGCCGTCAAGAACGAGGTCTCCTGGGCCGCGGTCATCCTCTTCCTCGTCATCTTCTTCTGGACGCCGCCGCATTACTGGCCGCTGTCGATGAAGGTGAAGGAGGACTACGCGCGCGTCGGCGTGCCGATGCTCCCGGTCGTCGCCGGGAACAGGGTCGTGGCGCGCCAGATCGTCCTCTACAGCTGGGTGATGGTGGCGGTCTCGCTGCTGCTGACCCCGCTGGGGTACACGGGCTGGTTCTACACCGCGGTCGCGCTGCTGGCCGGCGGCTGGTGGCTGTGGGAGGCGCACGCGCTGCACGCGCGGGCCAAGGCGGGCGTGACGGGCGGGAAGCTCAAGGAGATGCGCCTGTTCCACTGGTCGATCACCTATGTGTCGCTGCTCTTCGTGGCCGTGGCCGTGGATCCCTTCCTCCGCTGA
- the pgl gene encoding 6-phosphogluconolactonase, with translation MTTPQVVVHRDKELMAQAAAARLITKIVDAQAARGTASVVLTGGRNGNGLLAALAAAPARDAVDWSRLDLWWGDERYVPADDPERNHVQARAALLDSVPVDPARVHAMPASDGPYGADVDAAAAAYAADLLKAANPEDHGPVPRFDVLMLGVGPDTHVASLFPEHPAARESERTVVGVHGAPKPPPTRISLTLPAIRAAREVWLLAAGEDKAGAVAIALGGAGEVQAPAAAAYGRARTLWLLDRAAAARLPSDMYPPAS, from the coding sequence ATGACGACTCCCCAGGTCGTCGTCCACCGGGACAAGGAGCTGATGGCCCAGGCCGCGGCGGCCCGGCTCATCACGAAGATCGTCGACGCGCAGGCCGCCCGCGGCACCGCCTCCGTGGTCCTCACCGGCGGCCGCAACGGCAACGGGCTCCTCGCGGCGCTCGCCGCCGCCCCGGCCCGTGACGCGGTCGACTGGTCCCGGCTGGACCTGTGGTGGGGCGACGAGCGGTACGTCCCCGCGGACGACCCCGAGCGCAATCACGTGCAGGCCCGTGCGGCCCTCCTGGACTCCGTCCCGGTGGACCCCGCGCGCGTGCACGCCATGCCCGCCTCGGATGGCCCGTACGGCGCCGACGTGGATGCGGCGGCCGCGGCGTACGCGGCGGACCTGCTGAAGGCGGCCAACCCGGAGGACCACGGTCCGGTCCCCCGTTTCGACGTGCTCATGCTGGGCGTCGGCCCGGACACCCACGTGGCGTCCCTCTTCCCCGAGCACCCGGCGGCCCGCGAGAGCGAGCGCACGGTGGTCGGCGTCCACGGCGCCCCGAAGCCCCCGCCCACCCGGATCTCGCTGACCCTCCCGGCCATCCGGGCGGCGCGCGAGGTATGGCTGCTGGCGGCGGGCGAGGACAAGGCCGGCGCGGTGGCCATCGCGCTCGGCGGCGCGGGCGAGGTCCAGGCCCCGGCCGCGGCCGCCTACGGCCGTGCCCGCACCCTGTGGCTCCTGGACCGGGCCGCGGCGGCCCGGCTCCCGTCGGACATGTACCCGCCGGCCTCCTGA
- the opcA gene encoding glucose-6-phosphate dehydrogenase assembly protein OpcA, with translation MKIDLTETNSSKINAAMVQGRRDIGTPAIGMVLTLVIVTDEENAYDALKSANDASHEHPSRIIVVIRRASRSPRSRRDARLDAEIRIGADSGSGETVVLRLHGELVDHAQSVVLPLLLPDAPVVVWWPDGAPSDLAGDPLGALGQRRITDTYSCEEPVGALGKRATAYAPGDTDLSWTRITPWRSMLAAALDQQTVSVRSAIVEGEDENPSCELLAMWLADRLQVPVKRTLSSGPGLTAVRLETKEGEIVLDRADGALATLCMPGQPDRAVALKRRETAELLAEELRRLDPDNTYESALRFGVAKLAAQAPEAAEAPAKAKPKAEAEAPAEAPAAKPASPKPAKKPTAK, from the coding sequence ATGAAGATCGACCTCACGGAGACCAACTCCAGCAAGATCAACGCGGCGATGGTGCAGGGACGCCGGGACATCGGCACGCCGGCCATCGGCATGGTGCTCACGCTGGTGATCGTGACCGACGAGGAGAACGCGTACGACGCGCTCAAGTCGGCGAACGACGCGTCCCACGAGCACCCCTCGCGGATCATCGTCGTCATCAGGCGGGCCAGCCGCTCGCCGCGCAGCCGCCGCGACGCCCGTCTCGATGCGGAGATCCGCATCGGGGCGGACTCCGGCAGCGGTGAGACGGTGGTGCTCCGCCTGCACGGCGAACTGGTCGACCACGCCCAGTCGGTGGTGCTCCCGCTGCTCCTGCCGGACGCCCCCGTGGTCGTCTGGTGGCCGGACGGTGCTCCTTCGGACCTGGCGGGCGACCCCCTGGGGGCGCTGGGCCAGCGCCGGATCACGGACACGTACTCCTGCGAGGAACCGGTCGGGGCCCTCGGCAAGCGGGCCACGGCGTACGCCCCCGGGGACACGGACCTGTCCTGGACCCGGATCACCCCGTGGCGCTCCATGCTGGCGGCGGCGCTGGACCAGCAGACCGTCTCCGTCCGCTCCGCGATCGTCGAGGGCGAGGACGAGAACCCGAGCTGCGAGCTGCTGGCCATGTGGCTGGCGGACCGGCTCCAGGTCCCCGTCAAGCGCACCCTGTCCTCCGGCCCGGGCCTCACGGCCGTACGGCTGGAGACCAAGGAGGGCGAGATCGTTCTGGACCGCGCGGACGGGGCGCTGGCCACGCTGTGCATGCCGGGGCAGCCCGACCGTGCGGTGGCGCTCAAGCGCCGCGAAACGGCCGAGCTCCTGGCGGAGGAACTGCGCCGGCTGGACCCGGACAACACGTACGAGTCCGCGCTGAGGTTCGGCGTCGCGAAGCTGGCGGCACAGGCCCCCGAGGCCGCGGAGGCTCCCGCGAAGGCGAAGCCGAAGGCCGAGGCCGAGGCCCCTGCCGAAGCCCCGGCCGCGAAGCCCGCTTCGCCGAAGCCGGCGAAGAAGCCCACGGCCAAGTAA
- the tal gene encoding transaldolase, translating to MTDALKRLSDEGVAIWLDDLSRKRITSGNLAELIDQSHVVGVTTNPAIFQKAISGGEGYEQQLTDLATRKVTVEEALRMITTADVRDAADILRPVYDRTDGQDGRVSIEVDPRLAHNTPATIAEAKQLAWLVDRPNTLIKIPATKAGLPAITEVIGKGISVNVTLIFSLERYREVMDAYLAGLEKAKAAGLDLSLIHSVASFFVSRVDSEIDKRLDAVGTDEAKALKGKAALANARLAYEAYEEVFSSDRWAALERVGANKQRPLWASTGVKDPAYKDTLYVDDLVAPNTVNTMPEATLEASADHGQITGDTVRGTYDQARAELDAVAKLGVSYDDVVQLLEDEGVEKFAVSWNDLLKSTEAELERLAPTEA from the coding sequence ATGACAGACGCACTCAAGCGCCTCTCCGACGAAGGCGTGGCGATCTGGCTGGACGACCTGTCCCGCAAGCGCATCACGTCCGGCAACCTGGCGGAGCTCATCGACCAGTCGCACGTGGTCGGTGTCACCACCAACCCGGCGATCTTCCAGAAGGCCATCAGCGGCGGCGAGGGGTACGAGCAGCAGCTCACCGACCTCGCGACCCGCAAGGTGACCGTGGAAGAGGCCCTGCGCATGATCACGACGGCGGACGTCCGCGACGCCGCCGACATCCTGCGCCCGGTCTACGACCGCACCGACGGCCAGGACGGCCGCGTGTCGATCGAGGTCGACCCGCGCCTGGCGCACAACACCCCGGCGACCATCGCCGAGGCCAAGCAGCTCGCCTGGCTGGTGGACCGCCCGAACACGCTCATCAAGATCCCGGCGACCAAGGCCGGCCTGCCGGCGATCACCGAGGTCATCGGCAAGGGCATCAGCGTCAACGTCACGCTGATCTTCTCGCTGGAGCGCTACCGCGAGGTCATGGACGCGTACCTGGCGGGTCTGGAGAAGGCCAAGGCCGCGGGCCTGGACCTCTCGCTGATCCACTCGGTCGCCTCCTTCTTCGTGTCCCGCGTGGACAGCGAGATCGACAAGCGCCTGGACGCCGTCGGCACCGACGAGGCCAAGGCCCTCAAGGGCAAGGCGGCGCTCGCCAACGCCCGTCTGGCCTACGAGGCGTACGAGGAGGTCTTCTCCTCGGACCGCTGGGCCGCCCTGGAACGGGTCGGCGCCAACAAGCAGCGTCCGCTGTGGGCCTCGACCGGCGTCAAGGACCCGGCGTACAAGGACACCCTGTACGTGGACGACCTGGTCGCCCCGAACACGGTGAACACCATGCCGGAGGCCACCCTGGAGGCCTCGGCCGACCACGGGCAGATCACGGGTGACACCGTGCGCGGCACCTACGACCAGGCCCGCGCCGAGCTCGATGCGGTCGCGAAGCTGGGCGTCTCGTACGACGATGTGGTGCAGCTGCTGGAAGACGAGGGCGTCGAGAAGTTCGCGGTGTCCTGGAACGACCTGCTGAAGTCGACCGAGGCGGAGCTTGAGCGCCTTGCCCCCACGGAGGCCTGA
- the zwf gene encoding glucose-6-phosphate dehydrogenase, with protein sequence MSVNGANPLRDAQDRRLPRIAGPSGLVIFGVTGDLSRKKLMPAVYDLANRGLLPPGFSLIGFARREWEHEDFAQEVYEAVKEHSRTPFREEVWQQLVQGCRFVQGDFDDDAAFETLKATIDELDKAQGTGGNFAFYLSVPPKFFPKVVQQLKDHGLAQKEGSWRRAVIEKPFGHDLKSAEELNKVVHEVFPRDEVFRIDHYLGKETVQNILALRFANTMFEPIWNRSYVDHVQITMAEDIGIGGRAGYYDGIGAARDVIQNHLLQLLALTAMEEPGSFHPKALVAEKLKVLTAVELPEDLGKHTVRGQYSAAWQGGEKVVGYLEEDGIDPKSKTDTYAAIRLEINNRRWAGVPFYLRTGKRLGRRVTEIAVVFKRAPYLPFESGATEELGQNALVIRVQPDEGVTVRFGSKVPGTSMEVRDVTMDFAYGESFTESSPEAYERLILDVLLGDANLFPRHQEVELSWNILDPIEEYWDKHGKPAQYPAGTWGPVEADEMLARDGRSWRRP encoded by the coding sequence TTGTCTGTTAACGGAGCGAACCCGCTTCGTGACGCACAGGACCGGCGGCTCCCGCGTATCGCGGGGCCGTCCGGCCTGGTCATTTTCGGCGTTACGGGTGACCTGTCGCGCAAGAAGCTGATGCCTGCCGTCTACGACCTGGCCAACCGCGGTCTGCTCCCGCCGGGCTTCTCGCTCATCGGGTTCGCCCGCCGGGAGTGGGAGCACGAGGACTTCGCCCAGGAGGTGTACGAGGCCGTCAAGGAGCACTCGCGCACGCCGTTCCGGGAGGAGGTCTGGCAGCAGCTGGTGCAGGGCTGCCGGTTCGTGCAGGGCGACTTCGACGACGACGCGGCCTTCGAGACCCTGAAGGCGACGATCGACGAGCTCGACAAGGCGCAGGGCACGGGCGGCAACTTCGCCTTCTACCTGTCGGTCCCGCCGAAGTTCTTCCCCAAGGTGGTCCAGCAGCTCAAGGACCACGGTCTGGCGCAGAAGGAAGGCTCCTGGCGGCGCGCCGTCATCGAGAAGCCCTTCGGCCACGACCTGAAGAGCGCCGAGGAGCTCAACAAGGTCGTTCACGAGGTCTTCCCCCGTGACGAGGTCTTCCGGATCGACCACTACCTCGGCAAGGAGACCGTCCAGAACATCCTGGCGCTCCGCTTCGCCAACACCATGTTCGAGCCGATCTGGAACCGGTCGTACGTGGACCACGTGCAGATCACCATGGCCGAGGACATCGGCATCGGCGGCCGGGCGGGCTACTACGACGGCATCGGCGCGGCCCGTGACGTCATCCAGAACCACCTGCTCCAGCTGCTCGCGCTCACCGCGATGGAGGAGCCCGGCTCCTTCCACCCGAAGGCGCTGGTGGCCGAGAAGCTCAAGGTGCTGACCGCCGTGGAGCTGCCCGAGGACCTGGGCAAGCACACCGTGCGCGGCCAGTACTCGGCGGCCTGGCAGGGCGGCGAGAAGGTCGTCGGGTACCTCGAAGAGGACGGTATCGACCCCAAGTCGAAGACCGACACCTACGCGGCCATCCGCCTGGAGATCAACAACCGCCGCTGGGCGGGCGTCCCGTTCTACCTGCGGACGGGCAAGCGCCTGGGCCGCCGGGTGACCGAGATCGCGGTGGTCTTCAAGCGGGCCCCGTACCTGCCGTTCGAGTCGGGCGCGACCGAGGAGCTCGGGCAGAACGCCCTGGTCATCCGGGTCCAGCCGGACGAGGGCGTGACCGTCCGCTTCGGTTCCAAGGTTCCGGGCACCTCCATGGAGGTGCGGGACGTCACGATGGACTTCGCCTACGGCGAGTCCTTCACGGAGTCGAGTCCCGAGGCGTACGAGCGGCTCATCCTCGATGTGCTCCTCGGCGACGCGAACCTCTTCCCGCGCCACCAGGAAGTGGAGCTGTCCTGGAACATCCTCGACCCGATCGAGGAGTACTGGGACAAGCACGGCAAGCCCGCGCAGTACCCGGCGGGCACCTGGGGACCGGTCGAGGCGGACGAGATGCTCGCACGAGACGGACGGAGCTGGCGCCGGCCATGA
- a CDS encoding ABC transporter permease, giving the protein MSAGTFTPKPGAAPVSRMILAQTALETRMLLRNGEQLLLTVIIPALLLTLFSAVDIIETGSGKSVDFLAPGILALAVMSTAFTGQAIATGFDRRYGVLKRLGASPLPRWALMAAKTLSVLVTEVLQIALLTVIAFALGWSPQGNPLAVAVLLLLGTAAFSGLGLLMAGTLKAEATLAAANLVFLLLLVGGGVIVPLEKFPGAVQSVLGLLPISALSDGLRDVLQHGATLPWGDVALLAGWAVLGLGAAARLFRWE; this is encoded by the coding sequence ATGAGCGCCGGTACGTTCACCCCCAAGCCGGGGGCCGCGCCCGTGTCCCGCATGATCCTCGCGCAGACGGCCCTGGAGACCCGGATGCTGCTGCGCAACGGGGAGCAGCTGCTGCTGACCGTGATCATCCCGGCGCTGCTGCTGACCCTCTTCTCGGCCGTCGACATCATCGAGACGGGCTCCGGGAAGTCCGTGGACTTCCTCGCGCCCGGCATCCTGGCGCTCGCCGTGATGTCCACCGCCTTCACCGGCCAGGCCATCGCCACCGGCTTCGACCGCCGCTACGGGGTCCTCAAGCGGCTCGGCGCCTCCCCACTGCCGCGCTGGGCGCTGATGGCCGCCAAGACCCTGTCGGTGCTGGTCACCGAGGTCCTGCAGATCGCCCTGCTGACGGTGATCGCCTTCGCTCTGGGCTGGTCCCCTCAGGGCAATCCGCTGGCGGTGGCCGTCCTGCTCCTGCTGGGCACCGCCGCCTTCTCCGGGCTCGGGCTGCTGATGGCGGGCACCCTCAAGGCCGAGGCGACCCTGGCCGCCGCCAACCTGGTCTTCCTGCTGCTGCTGGTCGGCGGCGGGGTGATCGTGCCCCTGGAGAAGTTTCCCGGAGCGGTGCAGTCCGTCCTCGGGCTGCTGCCCATCTCGGCCCTGTCCGACGGGCTGCGCGACGTGCTCCAGCACGGGGCGACGCTGCCCTGGGGCGACGTGGCCCTGCTGGCGGGCTGGGCCGTACTCGGGCTGGGCGCTGCCGCGCGGCTGTTCCGCTGGGAATGA
- a CDS encoding heme A synthase — protein sequence MHKAPPTIGAVFNPFTYLAGRWTPSPRTVRRAALAALFMSVAIVVTGGAVRLTGSGLGCDTWPKCTDDSLIATPAQGFHGAIEFGNRMLTYVLCAAVGWVILAARSAKPWRTILTKLGWTQFVIVMANAVLGGITVMTGLNPYSVAGHFLLATALITVTTVTWQRTAEGDTAPRPRVPGPVRKLSWAMLAATFVLIAAGTVVTGSGPHAGDSSEIKRMPFDWETTAHTHAAAAWLVCALAVAMWLVLRVVDAPADTRDRARDLLIVLLAQGAVGYVQLVTELPELLVGAHMLGSCLVWIAVLRLALSLRERPAGRAEVPAQADPRLASV from the coding sequence TTGCACAAGGCTCCGCCTACGATAGGAGCCGTGTTTAACCCCTTCACTTACCTCGCCGGTCGCTGGACTCCGTCACCCCGGACCGTCCGGCGCGCCGCGCTCGCCGCGCTCTTCATGAGCGTGGCCATCGTCGTCACCGGCGGCGCGGTGCGGCTGACCGGATCCGGTCTCGGCTGCGACACCTGGCCCAAGTGCACCGACGACAGCCTGATCGCGACGCCGGCCCAGGGCTTCCACGGAGCCATCGAGTTCGGCAACCGGATGCTGACGTACGTGCTCTGCGCGGCCGTGGGCTGGGTCATCCTCGCGGCCCGCTCGGCCAAGCCCTGGCGCACCATTCTGACGAAGCTCGGCTGGACCCAGTTCGTCATCGTCATGGCCAACGCCGTGCTCGGCGGCATCACGGTGATGACGGGCCTCAACCCGTACAGCGTGGCGGGGCACTTCCTGCTCGCCACCGCGCTGATCACCGTGACCACCGTCACCTGGCAGCGCACCGCCGAGGGCGACACCGCCCCCCGGCCGCGGGTGCCCGGTCCGGTGCGCAAGCTCTCGTGGGCGATGCTCGCGGCGACCTTCGTACTGATCGCGGCGGGCACGGTGGTCACCGGCTCCGGACCGCACGCGGGCGACAGCAGCGAGATCAAGCGGATGCCGTTCGACTGGGAGACCACCGCCCACACGCACGCCGCCGCCGCCTGGCTGGTGTGCGCGCTCGCCGTCGCCATGTGGCTGGTGCTGCGCGTGGTCGACGCCCCCGCCGACACCCGGGACCGCGCCCGCGACCTGCTGATCGTGCTGCTCGCCCAGGGCGCCGTCGGCTACGTGCAGCTCGTCACCGAGCTGCCGGAGCTCCTGGTCGGCGCCCACATGCTCGGCTCGTGCCTGGTGTGGATCGCGGTGCTCCGGCTCGCACTGAGCCTGCGCGAGCGGCCCGCCGGCCGGGCGGAGGTCCCGGCCCAGGCCGATCCCCGGCTCGCCTCGGTCTGA
- the tkt gene encoding transketolase encodes MSTKPTTTELEWTELDQRAVDTARILAADAVQKVGNGHPGTAMSLAPAAYTLFQKVMRHDPADPEWVGRDRFVLSAGHSSLTLYTQLYLGGFGLELDDLKAFRTWGSKTPGHPEYGHTAGVETTTGPLGQGIANAVGMAMAARYERGLFDPEATQGTSPFDHMIYAIAGDGCLQEGISHEASALAGHQKLGNLVLLWDDNHISIEGDTETAVSEDTLKRYEAYGWHVQRVEQQENGDLDPKALFAALQAAKAEAGKPSFIAARSIIAWPAPHAQNTEAAHGSALGDDEVAATKRVLGFDPEQTFEVADEVIAHTRALGDRGREAKAAWEKDFSAWRTANPERSAEFDRINANELPAGWEDKLPAFEAGKGLATRAASGKVLQALGAVIPELWGGSADLAGSNNTTIDKESSFLPVGNPLPEADPYGRTIHFGIREHAMAAAMNGIALHGHTRIYGGTFLVFSDYMRNAVRLSALMHVPVTYVWTHDSVGLGEDGPTHQPVEHLASLRAIPGLNIVRPADANETAVAWREILKRHTKVFGKGAPHGLALTRQGVPTYERNEDAAKGGYVLFEAEGGNAQVVLIGTGSEVHLAVEAREQLQAEGIPTRVVSMPSVEWFEEQDQAYKDSVLPPAVKARVAVEAGIGLTWHRYVGDAGRIVSLEHFGASADAKVLFREFGFTPERVTAAAHESLAAAAR; translated from the coding sequence GTGAGCACCAAGCCGACCACCACAGAGCTCGAGTGGACCGAACTGGACCAGCGGGCCGTCGACACCGCCCGCATCCTGGCCGCTGACGCGGTCCAGAAGGTCGGAAACGGCCACCCCGGTACGGCGATGAGCCTGGCCCCCGCCGCCTACACCCTCTTCCAGAAGGTGATGCGGCACGACCCGGCGGACCCCGAGTGGGTCGGCCGCGACCGCTTCGTCCTCTCCGCCGGGCACTCGTCCCTCACCCTTTACACCCAGCTGTACCTCGGCGGGTTCGGGCTGGAGCTGGACGACCTCAAGGCATTCCGTACCTGGGGCTCCAAGACCCCCGGTCACCCGGAGTACGGTCACACGGCCGGCGTCGAGACCACCACCGGCCCGCTGGGCCAGGGCATCGCCAACGCGGTGGGCATGGCCATGGCCGCCCGCTACGAGCGTGGTCTGTTCGACCCCGAGGCCACGCAGGGCACCTCCCCGTTCGACCACATGATCTACGCGATCGCGGGCGACGGCTGCCTCCAGGAGGGCATCTCCCACGAAGCGTCCGCCCTGGCCGGCCACCAGAAGCTCGGCAACCTGGTGCTGCTGTGGGACGACAACCACATCTCCATCGAGGGCGACACGGAGACGGCCGTCTCCGAGGACACCCTCAAGCGCTACGAGGCGTACGGCTGGCACGTCCAGCGCGTCGAGCAGCAGGAGAACGGCGACCTCGACCCGAAGGCGCTGTTCGCGGCCCTCCAGGCCGCCAAGGCCGAGGCCGGCAAGCCGTCGTTCATCGCGGCCCGCTCGATCATCGCCTGGCCCGCCCCGCACGCCCAGAACACCGAGGCCGCGCACGGCTCGGCGCTCGGCGACGACGAGGTCGCGGCCACCAAGCGCGTCCTGGGCTTCGACCCGGAGCAGACCTTCGAGGTCGCCGACGAGGTCATCGCGCACACCCGTGCTCTCGGCGACCGCGGCCGCGAGGCCAAGGCCGCGTGGGAGAAGGACTTCTCCGCCTGGCGCACCGCCAACCCGGAGCGCTCCGCCGAGTTCGACCGCATCAACGCCAACGAGCTGCCCGCGGGCTGGGAGGACAAGCTCCCCGCCTTCGAGGCCGGCAAGGGCCTCGCCACCCGCGCCGCGTCCGGCAAGGTGCTCCAGGCGCTCGGCGCGGTCATCCCGGAGCTGTGGGGCGGCTCGGCCGACCTGGCCGGCTCCAACAACACCACCATCGACAAGGAATCCTCGTTCCTTCCGGTGGGCAACCCGCTGCCGGAGGCCGACCCGTACGGCCGCACCATCCACTTCGGCATCCGCGAGCACGCCATGGCCGCGGCCATGAACGGCATCGCCCTGCACGGCCACACCCGCATCTACGGCGGCACCTTCCTGGTGTTCTCCGACTACATGCGCAACGCCGTCCGCCTGTCCGCGCTGATGCACGTGCCGGTCACCTACGTGTGGACCCACGACTCCGTCGGCCTCGGCGAGGACGGTCCCACCCACCAGCCGGTCGAGCACCTCGCCTCGCTCCGCGCCATCCCGGGCCTGAACATCGTCCGCCCGGCCGACGCGAACGAGACCGCCGTCGCCTGGCGCGAGATCCTCAAGCGCCACACCAAGGTGTTCGGCAAGGGCGCCCCGCACGGCCTGGCCCTCACCCGCCAGGGCGTGCCGACCTACGAGCGCAACGAGGACGCCGCCAAGGGCGGTTACGTGCTCTTCGAGGCCGAGGGCGGCAACGCCCAGGTCGTCCTCATCGGCACCGGCTCCGAGGTCCACCTCGCCGTCGAGGCCCGCGAGCAGCTGCAGGCCGAGGGCATCCCGACCCGCGTGGTCTCGATGCCGTCCGTCGAGTGGTTCGAGGAGCAGGACCAGGCGTACAAGGACAGCGTGCTGCCGCCCGCCGTCAAGGCGCGTGTCGCGGTCGAGGCGGGCATCGGCCTGACCTGGCACCGCTACGTCGGCGACGCCGGCCGCATCGTGTCGCTGGAGCACTTCGGTGCCTCGGCCGACGCGAAGGTGCTGTTCCGCGAGTTCGGCTTCACCCCCGAGCGCGTGACGGCCGCCGCCCACGAGTCCCTCGCCGCCGCCGCGCGCTGA
- a CDS encoding amidohydrolase family protein — translation MIETPPLVDQYCHGVLRTELGLGTFETQLVRSAGPPAAGTTFFDTQTGFAVRRWCPPLLGLEPHCAPARYLARRRELGAAETARRLLRGSRVGAYLVDTGAPGDLTGPKDMALAGDAEAFEVVRLELLAEQVADTSGTVAAFLANLGGAVHDAAAGAAAFTCGTGPGYAATLAFAPEPPGPGEVRGAAGRWLARRPRGGAVRDPVLLRHLLWSAVASGRPLQLHTGPGEPGLRPDRTDPALLADFLRATAGLGTQVVLLGGYPYHRHAARLAAAFPHVHADVGAALGQTGAGAAAVLAELLELAPFGKLLFSSGGGRLPELHAVGALVFREALGKVLSGWVADGAWSWRDADRVAAMLAAGNARRVYRLDEGG, via the coding sequence ATGATCGAAACGCCGCCCCTGGTGGACCAGTACTGCCACGGAGTGCTCCGTACCGAGCTGGGTCTCGGCACCTTCGAGACCCAGCTGGTCCGCTCGGCGGGCCCGCCCGCCGCGGGCACGACCTTCTTCGACACGCAGACCGGCTTCGCGGTGCGCCGCTGGTGCCCGCCGCTGCTCGGGCTGGAGCCGCACTGCGCCCCCGCCCGCTATCTGGCCCGGCGGCGCGAGCTGGGCGCGGCCGAAACCGCCCGCCGCCTGCTGCGGGGGTCCCGGGTGGGCGCCTACCTGGTCGACACCGGCGCGCCCGGGGACCTCACCGGGCCCAAGGACATGGCGCTGGCCGGGGACGCGGAGGCCTTCGAGGTCGTGCGGCTGGAGTTACTGGCCGAGCAGGTCGCGGACACCTCCGGAACCGTGGCCGCCTTCCTCGCCAATCTCGGCGGGGCGGTCCACGACGCCGCCGCCGGAGCCGCGGCCTTCACCTGCGGGACCGGCCCGGGGTACGCCGCCACCCTGGCCTTCGCGCCCGAACCGCCCGGTCCCGGCGAGGTGCGGGGGGCGGCCGGGCGGTGGCTGGCCCGCAGGCCCCGGGGCGGAGCCGTACGGGACCCCGTACTCCTGCGGCACCTGCTGTGGAGCGCGGTGGCGTCCGGGCGGCCGCTCCAGCTGCACACGGGCCCGGGGGAGCCCGGTCTGCGGCCCGACCGCACGGATCCGGCGCTGCTGGCGGACTTCCTGCGGGCCACCGCCGGCCTGGGCACGCAGGTGGTGCTGCTCGGCGGCTACCCGTACCACCGGCACGCGGCGCGGCTGGCGGCGGCCTTCCCGCACGTCCACGCCGATGTGGGCGCGGCCCTCGGGCAGACCGGGGCCGGGGCCGCGGCGGTCCTCGCCGAGCTGCTGGAGCTGGCGCCGTTCGGGAAGCTGCTGTTCTCCAGCGGCGGCGGGCGGCTGCCCGAACTGCACGCGGTGGGCGCCCTGGTCTTCCGCGAGGCGCTCGGCAAGGTGCTGAGCGGCTGGGTCGCGGACGGGGCCTGGTCCTGGCGGGACGCGGACCGGGTGGCGGCCATGCTCGCGGCCGGCAACGCCCGCCGCGTCTACCGGCTGGACGAGGGCGGGTGA